One Streptomyces sp. V4I8 genomic window carries:
- a CDS encoding MFS transporter, protein MTSGTTAPPPPANLRRIVAASLIGTTIEWYDFFLYGSAAALVFNKLFFPDSDPLVGTLLSFLTYAVGFAARPLGALVFGHFGDRLGRKKLLVLSLLLMGGATFAIGLLPTHATIGSAAPVLLTALRLVQGFALGGEWGGAVLLVSEHGDARRRGFWASWPQTGAPAGQLLATGVLSLLTAVLSDSAFGTWGWRIPFLLSGVLVIVGLWIRLSVDESPVFKQALAQAETRKATHATDAEKLPLVSVLRHHWRDVLVAMGARMAENISYYVITAFILVYATTSAGVSKQTALNAVLIASAVHFAVIPAWGALSDRIGRRPVYLLGAIGVGLWMFPFFSLIDTGGFGNMVLAVTVGLVLHGAMYAPQAAFFSEMFATRMRYSGASIGAQFASVAAGAPAPLIATALLADYDSSTPIALYVVAASVLTVIAIGAAKETRHRDLADIEASAHAKPSASRAADAHIV, encoded by the coding sequence ATGACCTCCGGAACCACCGCTCCCCCACCACCCGCGAACCTCCGTCGCATCGTCGCCGCCAGCCTCATCGGCACCACCATCGAGTGGTACGACTTCTTCCTTTACGGCTCCGCCGCCGCCCTCGTCTTCAACAAGCTGTTCTTCCCGGACTCCGATCCGCTCGTCGGCACACTGCTGTCCTTCCTGACGTACGCCGTCGGATTCGCCGCCCGTCCGCTGGGCGCGCTGGTCTTCGGGCACTTCGGTGACCGGCTCGGTCGTAAGAAGCTGCTGGTGCTGAGCCTGTTGCTGATGGGTGGGGCGACGTTCGCGATCGGGCTGCTGCCGACGCACGCGACCATCGGGTCGGCGGCGCCCGTGCTGCTGACCGCGCTGCGCCTGGTGCAGGGCTTCGCGCTCGGTGGTGAGTGGGGCGGGGCCGTGCTGCTGGTGTCCGAGCACGGGGACGCGCGGCGGCGCGGCTTCTGGGCCTCGTGGCCGCAGACCGGCGCACCGGCGGGCCAGTTGCTGGCGACCGGAGTGCTGTCCCTGCTGACGGCCGTACTGTCGGACAGCGCCTTCGGCACCTGGGGGTGGCGCATCCCCTTCCTGCTCTCCGGTGTACTCGTGATCGTCGGTTTGTGGATTCGTCTGTCTGTCGATGAATCGCCCGTCTTCAAGCAGGCGTTGGCGCAGGCGGAGACACGCAAGGCCACACACGCGACCGACGCCGAGAAGCTGCCGCTGGTCTCCGTGCTGCGGCACCACTGGCGTGACGTGCTGGTGGCGATGGGCGCGCGTATGGCGGAGAACATCAGCTACTACGTCATCACCGCGTTCATCCTCGTCTACGCCACCACATCGGCCGGCGTCTCCAAGCAGACCGCCCTCAACGCCGTGCTCATCGCCTCCGCCGTGCACTTCGCCGTCATTCCGGCCTGGGGTGCGTTGTCGGACCGGATCGGCCGCCGTCCCGTCTACCTGCTGGGCGCCATCGGTGTCGGGCTGTGGATGTTCCCGTTCTTCTCGCTCATCGACACCGGCGGCTTCGGGAACATGGTTCTCGCCGTGACCGTGGGCCTGGTGTTGCACGGCGCCATGTACGCACCCCAAGCCGCCTTCTTCTCCGAGATGTTCGCGACCCGGATGCGCTACTCCGGTGCCTCGATCGGCGCCCAGTTCGCCTCGGTCGCGGCGGGCGCGCCCGCACCGCTGATCGCGACCGCGCTGCTGGCCGACTACGACAGCTCCACCCCGATCGCCCTGTACGTCGTCGCCGCGTCCGTCCTGACGGTGATCGCGATCGGCGCGGCCAAGGAGACCCGCCACCGGGACCTCGCCGACATCGAGGCCTCGGCCCACGCGAAGCCTTCGGCCTCCCGGGCGGCGGACGCCCACATCGTCTGA
- a CDS encoding helix-turn-helix domain-containing protein — protein sequence MSRDHVHPAERSAADAGAPFGSAETPFLELLARGASADAYEQPVLLARAEGSPTERIVALEQAKLLALRVRAELEGRRRREAELSALFETAHDLAGLRDLDAVLQAIVQRARSLLGTDIAYLSLNDPARGDTYMRVTEGSVAARFQQLRLGMGEGLGGLVAQTARPYVTDDYFKDDRFQHTLTIDAGVRDEGLVAILGVPLMLGHHVIGVLFAADRRARVFEREQIALLGSFAALAAAAIDTANLLTETRSALADLERANEIIQDRSGVIERASDVHDRLAELVLRGGGVHDVAAAVSEVLDGTVEFAEATTAPAGALEVSRIEGHAVRHDDDWIAAVAAGGELLGALVLRGHPGLDPVDQRTLERAAMVTSLLLLARRSAAEAEQRVRGELLDDLLDARDRDPRLLRERAARLDADLDATHVVLAARLDVTAADADQEAAARRRLWSAASHLAATRHGLAAARDGGTVLLLPLDTGDTATALARSTARHLGTAVHEAVTVGASAPVENLAAHPDAVAAAYEEGRRCLDALRLLGRSGDGAAAEDFGFVGLLLAGDRDIAGFVDRTIGQVVAYDERRGTDLLRTLDAYFACGMSPARTKDELHVHVNTVAQRLERVGRLLGDDWQGPARALEIQLALRLHRLSAPAQR from the coding sequence ATGTCTCGCGATCACGTGCACCCCGCCGAGCGCTCCGCAGCCGATGCCGGAGCGCCCTTTGGCAGCGCGGAGACGCCCTTCCTCGAGCTGCTGGCCCGGGGCGCGTCCGCCGATGCCTATGAGCAGCCCGTGCTGCTCGCCCGCGCCGAGGGCAGCCCCACCGAACGGATCGTCGCCCTCGAACAGGCCAAGCTGCTCGCGCTGCGCGTGCGCGCCGAGCTGGAAGGCCGGCGGCGGCGCGAGGCCGAGCTGTCCGCCCTGTTCGAGACGGCTCACGACCTGGCCGGCCTGCGGGACCTGGACGCCGTACTGCAGGCGATCGTGCAGCGCGCCCGGTCGCTGCTCGGCACGGACATCGCCTATCTCAGCCTGAACGACCCGGCCAGGGGCGACACCTATATGCGGGTGACCGAGGGATCCGTCGCCGCCCGCTTCCAGCAACTGCGGCTCGGCATGGGGGAGGGGCTGGGCGGCCTCGTCGCGCAGACCGCCCGCCCCTATGTCACCGACGACTACTTCAAGGACGACCGCTTCCAGCACACCCTCACCATCGACGCCGGCGTGCGCGACGAGGGGCTGGTCGCCATCCTCGGGGTGCCGCTGATGCTGGGACACCATGTCATCGGGGTCCTGTTCGCGGCGGACCGACGCGCCCGGGTCTTCGAGCGGGAGCAGATCGCGCTGCTCGGCTCGTTCGCCGCCCTCGCCGCGGCCGCCATCGACACCGCGAACCTGCTCACCGAGACCCGCTCGGCCCTCGCCGACCTGGAGCGGGCCAACGAGATCATCCAGGACCGCAGCGGCGTGATCGAACGGGCCTCCGACGTGCACGACCGGCTCGCCGAACTCGTGCTGCGCGGCGGAGGAGTGCACGACGTGGCCGCCGCGGTCTCCGAAGTCCTCGACGGCACGGTCGAGTTCGCGGAGGCCACCACCGCACCGGCCGGGGCCCTGGAGGTCTCCCGCATCGAAGGCCACGCCGTACGGCACGACGACGACTGGATCGCCGCCGTGGCCGCCGGCGGCGAACTGCTCGGCGCGCTCGTGCTGCGCGGCCACCCCGGTCTCGACCCCGTCGACCAGCGCACTCTGGAGCGGGCCGCGATGGTCACCTCCCTCCTGCTGCTCGCCCGGCGCTCCGCCGCCGAGGCCGAACAGCGCGTCCGGGGCGAGCTGTTGGACGACCTGCTCGACGCCCGTGACCGTGACCCGCGTCTGCTGCGCGAGCGCGCGGCGCGGCTGGACGCCGACCTCGACGCCACCCACGTCGTCCTCGCCGCCCGTCTCGACGTCACCGCGGCCGACGCCGACCAGGAGGCGGCCGCCCGCAGACGCCTGTGGTCCGCCGCGTCCCACCTCGCCGCGACCCGACACGGCCTGGCGGCCGCCCGTGACGGCGGCACGGTCCTGCTCCTGCCGCTCGACACGGGAGACACGGCCACCGCCCTGGCCCGCAGCACCGCCCGCCACCTCGGCACGGCCGTTCACGAGGCGGTCACCGTCGGCGCCTCCGCCCCGGTCGAGAACCTGGCCGCCCACCCGGACGCCGTGGCCGCCGCATACGAGGAGGGCCGGCGCTGCCTCGACGCCCTGCGACTGCTCGGCCGCTCCGGGGACGGGGCCGCCGCCGAGGACTTCGGGTTCGTGGGACTGCTGCTGGCCGGGGACCGGGACATCGCGGGATTCGTCGACCGCACGATCGGTCAGGTCGTCGCCTACGACGAACGCCGCGGCACCGACCTGCTGCGCACCCTCGACGCGTACTTCGCCTGCGGAATGAGCCCGGCCCGCACCAAGGACGAACTGCACGTCCATGTGAACACGGTCGCCCAGCGTCTGGAGCGCGTCGGTCGCCTCCTCGGCGACGACTGGCAGGGCCCCGCTCGCGCCCTGGAGATCCAACTGGCCCTGCGGCTGCACCGGTTGTCGGCACCGGCACAGCGCTGA